Proteins found in one Thermus islandicus DSM 21543 genomic segment:
- a CDS encoding Mur ligase family protein yields the protein MTLEELFAPFDQKAPPLPVAGLAWDSRQVERGFVFVAIPGVPLPHRRPLDGHAFIPEALKRGAIAVVGERNLTLPVPYLRVEDARRALALLARRYHREPDQDLCLFGVTGSKGKSTTAALLRHLLPQAALLSTVGLWLGEERRPPLGHFTTPEAPEVYAFLREAADRGLKEAVLEVSSHALALKRVEGLRFRVGIFVSFYPDDHLDLHGTPENYFRAKALLVERSELAVLSTRLPHLGLLCQKPHLLFGPGGEVFAEGVRETPRGLAFVLHTPWGRGEAFLPMLGPYNVENALAASAAALASGVPLERVLARLADFPGVPGRMEVVQEEPFRVVIDFAHTGKSLEEALKTLRRTTKGRLLLVVGAAGERDPRRREDIGKVAARLADKAFFTEEDHRTEPLEAILEALAEAARREGGVFELVPDREEAILRAIQEARAGDTVLLSGKGHEATLERGTLALPWNEREVALRALRLRAQAEGSASREGKA from the coding sequence ATGACCCTGGAGGAGCTCTTCGCCCCCTTCGACCAAAAGGCCCCGCCCCTTCCCGTGGCGGGCCTCGCCTGGGATTCCAGGCAGGTGGAGAGGGGCTTTGTCTTCGTGGCCATCCCCGGGGTCCCCCTCCCCCACCGCAGGCCCCTGGACGGCCACGCCTTCATCCCCGAGGCCCTAAAGCGGGGGGCCATCGCGGTGGTGGGGGAAAGGAACCTCACCCTTCCCGTCCCCTACCTGAGGGTGGAGGACGCCCGCCGGGCCCTTGCCCTCCTGGCGCGGCGCTACCACCGGGAGCCGGACCAAGACCTCTGCCTCTTCGGGGTCACGGGCTCCAAGGGGAAGAGCACCACGGCAGCCCTCCTCCGCCACCTCCTCCCCCAAGCGGCCCTCCTCTCCACCGTGGGCCTGTGGCTAGGGGAGGAAAGGAGGCCCCCCCTGGGCCACTTCACCACCCCAGAGGCCCCCGAGGTCTACGCCTTTTTGCGGGAGGCGGCCGACCGGGGCCTGAAGGAGGCGGTGCTGGAGGTGTCCAGCCACGCCCTCGCCCTCAAGCGGGTGGAGGGCCTCCGCTTCCGGGTGGGGATCTTCGTGAGCTTCTACCCCGACGACCACCTGGACCTCCACGGCACCCCGGAGAACTACTTCCGGGCCAAGGCCCTCTTGGTAGAGCGCTCCGAGCTCGCCGTCCTGAGCACCCGGCTACCCCACTTGGGGCTTCTTTGCCAAAAACCCCACCTCCTCTTCGGCCCTGGCGGGGAGGTCTTTGCGGAAGGGGTCCGGGAAACGCCAAGGGGCCTCGCCTTCGTCCTTCACACCCCCTGGGGCCGGGGAGAGGCCTTCTTGCCCATGCTCGGCCCCTACAACGTGGAAAACGCCCTGGCCGCCAGCGCCGCCGCCCTGGCCTCAGGGGTCCCCTTGGAGAGGGTCCTGGCCCGCCTGGCCGACTTCCCGGGGGTCCCGGGCAGAATGGAGGTGGTCCAGGAGGAGCCCTTCCGCGTGGTCATTGACTTCGCCCACACCGGGAAGAGCCTCGAGGAGGCCCTCAAGACCCTGAGGCGCACCACCAAGGGAAGGCTTCTTTTGGTGGTGGGGGCGGCTGGGGAGCGGGACCCGAGGAGGCGGGAGGACATCGGCAAGGTGGCCGCCCGCCTCGCCGACAAGGCCTTCTTCACCGAGGAGGACCACCGCACGGAGCCCCTGGAGGCCATCCTCGAGGCCCTCGCCGAGGCAGCGAGGCGGGAGGGTGGGGTCTTTGAGCTCGTCCCGGACCGGGAGGAGGCCATCCTCCGGGCCATCCAGGAGGCCAGGGCGGGGGACACGGTGCTCCTTTCGGGCAAGGGACACGAGGCCACCCTGGAAAGGGGAACCCTCGCCCTTCCCTGGAACGAACGGGAGGTGGCCCTGAGGGCCCTCAGGCTCAGGGCGCAGGCTGAAGGGTCCGCGTCCCGGGAAGGGAAGGCCTGA
- the trmFO gene encoding methylenetetrahydrofolate--tRNA-(uracil(54)-C(5))-methyltransferase (FADH(2)-oxidizing) TrmFO — protein MERVNVVGGGLAGSEAAWTLLRMGIPVRLFEMRPKRMTPAHSTDRFAEIVCSNSLGGEGETQAKGLLQAEMRLAGSLVMEAAERARVPAGGALAVDREEFSQHITERLTGHPLLEVVREEVEEIPPGITVLATGPLTSEALAEALKRRFGDHFLAYYDAASPIVLYESLDLTKCFRAGRYGQSADYLNCPMTEEEYRRFHQALLEAERHTPHDWEKLEFFEACVPVEELARRGYQTLLFGPMKPVGLKDPRTGKEPFAVVQLRQEDKAGRMWSLVGFQTGLKWPEQKRLLRMIPGLENAEIVRYGVMHRNTYLNAPRLLAETLEFKGAEGLYAAGVLAGVEGYLESAATGFLAGLNAARRFLGLPPAAPPEESMLGALVRFLATAHPEGFQPMNANWGLVPPVEGRMGKKEKREAMYRRGLLAFSGWLSALRPSLPGTRTLQPAP, from the coding sequence ATGGAACGGGTGAACGTGGTGGGCGGGGGCCTCGCGGGGAGTGAGGCCGCTTGGACCCTCTTGCGCATGGGCATCCCGGTGCGCCTTTTTGAGATGCGCCCCAAGCGGATGACCCCGGCCCACAGCACGGACCGCTTCGCCGAGATCGTCTGCTCCAACTCCTTAGGCGGGGAAGGGGAGACCCAGGCCAAGGGCCTCCTCCAGGCGGAGATGCGCCTTGCGGGGAGCCTCGTCATGGAGGCGGCCGAAAGGGCCCGGGTCCCCGCCGGGGGGGCGTTGGCCGTGGACCGGGAGGAGTTTAGCCAGCACATCACCGAAAGGCTCACGGGCCACCCCCTCCTCGAGGTCGTACGGGAGGAGGTGGAGGAGATTCCCCCTGGGATCACCGTCCTCGCCACCGGCCCCCTCACCTCCGAGGCCCTGGCCGAGGCCCTGAAGCGCCGCTTCGGGGACCACTTCCTCGCCTACTACGACGCCGCAAGCCCCATCGTCCTCTACGAGAGCCTTGACCTCACCAAGTGCTTCCGCGCCGGCCGCTACGGACAAAGCGCCGACTACCTCAACTGCCCCATGACCGAGGAGGAGTACCGGAGGTTCCACCAGGCCCTCCTCGAGGCCGAGCGCCACACCCCCCACGACTGGGAGAAGCTGGAGTTCTTTGAGGCCTGCGTCCCTGTGGAGGAGCTCGCCCGGAGGGGCTACCAGACCCTGCTCTTTGGCCCCATGAAGCCCGTGGGGCTAAAGGACCCCCGCACGGGCAAGGAGCCCTTTGCCGTGGTCCAGCTCCGCCAGGAGGACAAGGCGGGGCGGATGTGGAGCCTGGTGGGGTTCCAAACAGGGCTCAAGTGGCCGGAGCAGAAGCGCCTCCTGCGGATGATCCCAGGCCTAGAGAACGCGGAGATCGTCCGCTACGGGGTGATGCACCGGAACACCTACCTAAACGCCCCGAGGCTCCTTGCGGAGACCCTGGAGTTCAAGGGAGCGGAGGGGCTTTATGCCGCCGGGGTCCTGGCCGGGGTGGAGGGGTACCTGGAGAGCGCGGCCACGGGCTTTTTGGCGGGGCTCAACGCGGCGAGGCGCTTCCTCGGCCTCCCTCCCGCGGCGCCCCCCGAGGAGAGCATGCTCGGGGCCTTGGTCCGCTTCCTGGCCACCGCCCACCCCGAGGGGTTCCAGCCCATGAACGCCAACTGGGGCCTGGTGCCCCCCGTGGAGGGCAGGATGGGGAAGAAGGAGAAGCGGGAGGCCATGTACCGGAGAGGCCTACTGGCCTTCTCGGGATGGCTTTCCGCCCTCAGGCCTTCCCTTCCCGGGACGCGGACCCTTCAGCCTGCGCCCTGA
- a CDS encoding Uma2 family endonuclease — MVRHRFRVEPLRALHPEPRLELLDGEVYEMAPPSSEDAGLLDGLLSALTPKAAGRAQLRGQNPLRLSEESLPLADLLLKPREDFYPEVSLSTAGWEKLPLYAQAGLPKVWLLTREGLEVHREPEEGRFPARGERVAPLLLPEAERLFRPPL, encoded by the coding sequence ATGGTGCGGCACCGGTTCCGGGTGGAGCCCCTACGGGCCCTCCATCCTGAGCCCCGCCTGGAACTCCTAGACGGCGAGGTCTACGAGATGGCCCCCCCCTCCAGCGAGGACGCCGGGCTACTGGACGGGCTCCTCTCCGCTCTGACCCCCAAGGCGGCGGGGCGCGCCCAGCTCCGGGGGCAAAACCCCTTGCGCCTCTCCGAGGAAAGCCTGCCCCTTGCCGACCTCCTCCTTAAGCCCCGGGAGGACTTCTACCCAGAGGTGAGCCTCTCCACCGCGGGCTGGGAAAAGCTTCCCCTTTACGCCCAGGCGGGCCTCCCCAAGGTCTGGCTCCTCACCCGGGAGGGCCTCGAGGTCCACCGGGAGCCCGAGGAGGGCCGCTTCCCGGCGAGAGGCGAGAGGGTCGCCCCCCTCCTCCTGCCCGAGGCCGAGCGCCTCTTCCGGCCCCCCCTATGA
- the hisF gene encoding imidazole glycerol phosphate synthase subunit HisF, translating to MSLAKRIVPCLDVHAGRVVKGVNFVNLKDAGDPVEAARAYDEAGADELVFLDISATHEERAILLDVVARVAERVFIPLTVGGGVRSLEDARRLLLAGADKVSVNSAAVRRPELIRELADHFGAQAVVLAIDARWRGDFPEVYVAGGRFPTGLHAVEWAVKGVELGAGEILLTSMDRDGTKEGYDLELTRRVAEAVGVPVIASGGAGRMEHFLEAFQAGAEAALAASVFHFGEIPIPSLKRFLSEKGLHVRLD from the coding sequence ATGAGCCTCGCCAAGCGCATCGTCCCCTGCCTGGACGTTCACGCGGGCCGCGTGGTCAAGGGGGTGAACTTCGTGAACCTCAAGGACGCCGGGGACCCCGTGGAGGCGGCCCGGGCCTACGACGAGGCAGGGGCAGACGAGCTCGTCTTCCTGGACATCTCCGCCACCCACGAAGAAAGGGCCATCCTCCTGGACGTGGTGGCGAGGGTGGCCGAAAGGGTCTTCATTCCCCTCACCGTGGGCGGGGGGGTGCGCTCCCTGGAGGACGCGAGGAGGCTCCTCCTGGCCGGGGCCGACAAGGTGAGCGTGAACTCAGCGGCGGTGCGGCGCCCCGAGCTCATTCGGGAGCTTGCCGACCACTTCGGAGCCCAAGCGGTGGTCCTGGCCATTGACGCCAGGTGGCGGGGGGACTTCCCCGAGGTGTACGTGGCGGGGGGGCGGTTTCCCACAGGGCTCCACGCCGTGGAGTGGGCGGTTAAGGGCGTGGAGCTCGGCGCTGGGGAGATCCTCCTCACCAGCATGGACCGGGACGGGACCAAGGAGGGGTACGACCTAGAGCTCACCCGCAGGGTGGCGGAGGCGGTGGGGGTGCCGGTGATCGCCAGCGGGGGGGCCGGGCGGATGGAGCACTTCCTCGAGGCCTTCCAGGCCGGGGCTGAGGCCGCCTTGGCCGCGAGCGTCTTCCACTTTGGGGAGATCCCCATCCCCTCCCTCAAGCGCTTCCTTTCGGAAAAGGGCCTGCACGTGCGGCTAGACTAG
- the hisIE gene encoding bifunctional phosphoribosyl-AMP cyclohydrolase/phosphoribosyl-ATP diphosphatase HisIE, whose amino-acid sequence MDLEAVHFDERGLVPVVVQDARTGEVLTLAYANREALEETLRTRRSTFFSRSRQALWRKGETSGHTQEVVEVLLDCDGDAVVYRVLPQGPACHTGARTCFHRPLLEGPKDLGFVLGQVYATIEERLRTLPEGSYVAKLHRAGLDRILKKIGEEAGEVILAAKNGSPEEVCHEAADLLFHLLLTLKEAGVTLEDLAQTLWERHRPREG is encoded by the coding sequence ATGGACCTGGAGGCGGTGCACTTTGACGAGCGGGGCCTTGTGCCCGTGGTGGTCCAGGACGCCCGCACGGGGGAGGTCCTCACCCTGGCCTACGCCAACCGGGAGGCCCTGGAGGAGACCCTAAGGACGAGGCGGAGCACCTTTTTTAGCCGAAGCCGCCAGGCGCTTTGGCGCAAGGGGGAGACCTCAGGGCACACCCAGGAGGTGGTGGAGGTCCTCCTGGACTGCGACGGGGACGCCGTGGTCTACCGGGTCCTCCCCCAAGGGCCCGCCTGCCACACCGGAGCGAGGACCTGCTTCCACCGCCCCCTCCTGGAAGGCCCCAAGGACCTGGGCTTCGTGCTGGGCCAGGTCTACGCCACCATAGAGGAGCGCCTAAGGACCCTCCCCGAAGGGAGCTACGTGGCCAAACTCCACCGGGCGGGCCTGGACCGGATCCTGAAAAAGATCGGGGAGGAGGCCGGGGAGGTCATCCTCGCGGCCAAGAACGGGAGCCCGGAGGAGGTCTGCCACGAGGCCGCGGACCTCCTTTTCCACCTCCTCCTCACCCTGAAGGAGGCGGGGGTGACCCTGGAGGACCTCGCCCAGACCCTCTGGGAGAGGCACCGGCCTAGGGAAGGCTAG
- a CDS encoding ATP cone domain-containing protein produces MGEVFVRLRQGRWPLSKGLLVEALLPLGVPLEAAQAVAHTVEERLKEEGRAEATPRVLRRVFLEEVARALGPEVAERLARQTLPFEEIQVVEGRRRRPFSKGLLARSLEEAGLSLREAHELAKQVERRLREEGTRRISARRLEALVAQELGRVKGKAARRRYLQRQAFAGELFVEEAEGEPRMPFSKGILAQSLMGIGLSPERAYRLAREVEVGLRQEGRRSIRRDELRALVYQTLLKEAGEEMARRYLLLRHLRRSARPVHILIGGVTGVGKSVLASALAYRLGITHIVPSDAVREVLRAILSKDLLPTLHHSTFEAWKALPSEMGRGDGTHEDRVMGGFLDQVMKVAVGLRAIQERSALEGTSIVLEGVHVVPRYLDHPYRERVLTVPMLVVLQDEKLHRDRFLLRDRETAHARPQEKYLVHFAEIRLIQEHLLLWAQEEGVPVIPGEDLDEAVEKALEVLVAYLKTQEGTHA; encoded by the coding sequence ATGGGCGAGGTTTTCGTCCGCCTCCGGCAGGGTCGCTGGCCCCTCTCCAAGGGGCTTCTGGTGGAAGCCCTCCTGCCCCTGGGGGTGCCCCTCGAGGCCGCCCAGGCGGTGGCCCACACCGTGGAGGAGCGCCTCAAGGAGGAGGGCCGGGCCGAGGCCACGCCCCGCGTCCTGCGCCGGGTCTTTCTGGAGGAGGTGGCCCGGGCCCTGGGCCCGGAGGTGGCGGAGAGGCTCGCCCGTCAGACCCTTCCCTTTGAGGAGATCCAGGTGGTGGAGGGCCGGAGGCGGCGCCCCTTCTCCAAGGGGCTTCTCGCCCGGAGCCTGGAGGAGGCAGGCCTCTCCCTCAGGGAAGCCCACGAGCTCGCCAAACAGGTGGAGCGCCGCCTCCGGGAGGAGGGAACCCGGCGGATCTCCGCCCGCCGCCTGGAGGCCCTGGTGGCCCAAGAGCTGGGCCGCGTCAAGGGGAAGGCCGCCAGGCGCCGCTATTTGCAGCGGCAGGCCTTCGCCGGGGAACTCTTCGTGGAGGAAGCGGAAGGGGAACCGAGGATGCCCTTTTCCAAGGGCATCCTGGCCCAGTCCCTCATGGGCATCGGCCTCTCCCCGGAGCGGGCCTACCGCCTGGCCCGGGAGGTGGAGGTGGGGCTCCGCCAGGAAGGGCGGCGGAGCATCCGCCGGGATGAGCTGAGGGCGCTGGTGTACCAGACCCTCCTTAAGGAAGCAGGGGAGGAGATGGCCCGCCGCTACCTCCTCCTAAGGCACCTCCGGCGGAGCGCCCGGCCCGTGCACATCCTCATCGGTGGGGTCACGGGGGTGGGAAAGAGCGTGCTGGCCTCCGCCCTCGCCTACCGCCTGGGGATCACCCACATCGTGCCCTCGGACGCGGTGCGCGAGGTCCTCCGCGCCATCCTCTCCAAGGACCTCCTCCCCACCCTGCACCACTCCACCTTTGAAGCCTGGAAGGCCCTCCCCTCGGAGATGGGCCGGGGGGACGGGACCCACGAGGACCGGGTCATGGGGGGGTTCCTGGACCAGGTGATGAAGGTGGCCGTGGGCCTCCGGGCCATCCAGGAGCGGAGCGCCCTGGAGGGCACCTCCATCGTCCTGGAGGGGGTGCACGTGGTGCCCCGTTACCTGGACCACCCCTACCGGGAAAGGGTCCTCACGGTGCCCATGCTGGTGGTCCTACAGGACGAGAAGCTCCACCGGGACCGCTTCCTCTTGAGGGACCGGGAAACCGCTCACGCCCGGCCGCAGGAAAAGTACCTGGTCCACTTTGCCGAGATCCGCCTCATCCAGGAGCACCTCCTCCTCTGGGCCCAGGAAGAAGGGGTTCCGGTCATCCCGGGGGAAGACCTAGACGAGGCGGTGGAGAAGGCCCTGGAGGTGCTGGTGGCCTACCTGAAGACCCAGGAGGGGACCCATGCTTGA
- the thrC gene encoding threonine synthase, with amino-acid sequence MRLPLMERYRDFLPVSEKTPVVSLLEGSTPLLPLKGPEEARRLGVRLYAKLEGLNPTGSFKDRGMTLAVSKAVEAGARAVACASTGNTAASAAAYAARAGILSVVVLPAGYVALGKVAQSLVHGARIVQVEGNFDDALRLTRELTERFPVALVNSVNPHRLEGQKTLAFEVVEELGDAPHYHALPVGNAGNITAHWMGYKEFFALGKAKRLPKMLGFQAAGAAPLVLGHPVERPETLATAIRIGNPASWQGAIRAKEESGGAIEAVTDEEILWAYRYLAREEGVFCEPASAAAMAGVWRLLREERLPPESTVVLTLTGHGLKDPATAEKVAELPPPVPPRLEAVAQAAGLL; translated from the coding sequence ATGCGGCTTCCCCTCATGGAGCGCTACCGGGACTTCCTCCCGGTCTCGGAGAAAACCCCGGTCGTGAGCCTCCTCGAGGGCTCCACCCCCCTCCTCCCCCTCAAGGGCCCCGAGGAGGCGAGGAGGCTTGGCGTCCGTCTCTACGCCAAGCTGGAGGGGCTGAACCCCACGGGGAGCTTCAAGGACCGGGGCATGACCTTGGCCGTTTCCAAGGCGGTGGAGGCCGGGGCCAGGGCCGTGGCCTGTGCCAGCACCGGGAACACCGCCGCTTCGGCGGCCGCCTACGCCGCTAGGGCGGGGATCCTCTCCGTGGTGGTCCTCCCGGCGGGGTACGTGGCCCTGGGCAAGGTGGCCCAGAGCCTGGTTCACGGGGCCAGGATCGTCCAGGTGGAGGGGAACTTTGACGACGCCCTCCGCCTCACCCGGGAGCTCACGGAGCGCTTTCCCGTGGCCTTGGTGAACTCGGTGAACCCCCACCGCCTGGAGGGCCAGAAAACCCTGGCCTTTGAGGTGGTGGAGGAGCTTGGCGACGCCCCCCATTACCACGCCCTCCCCGTGGGGAACGCCGGCAACATCACCGCCCACTGGATGGGCTACAAGGAGTTCTTCGCCCTGGGGAAGGCCAAGCGGCTTCCCAAAATGCTCGGCTTCCAGGCGGCGGGGGCGGCGCCTTTGGTCCTCGGGCACCCGGTGGAGCGCCCGGAGACCCTGGCCACCGCCATCCGCATCGGCAACCCGGCGAGCTGGCAGGGGGCCATCCGGGCCAAGGAGGAGTCGGGCGGGGCCATAGAGGCGGTGACGGACGAGGAGATCCTTTGGGCCTACCGCTACTTGGCCCGAGAGGAAGGGGTCTTCTGCGAGCCCGCCAGCGCCGCCGCCATGGCCGGGGTGTGGCGGCTCCTGAGGGAGGAGAGGCTTCCTCCGGAAAGCACCGTGGTCCTTACCCTCACGGGCCACGGCCTCAAGGACCCGGCCACCGCCGAGAAGGTGGCCGAGCTTCCCCCGCCCGTCCCCCCCCGCCTCGAGGCGGTGGCCCAGGCGGCGGGCCTCCTGTGA
- a CDS encoding Uma2 family endonuclease, which yields MPLLDLLRPVSEEELRALSEKNPGWPFERLADGRRERADQRRRPWTALPLERGVGAGGGFWFKLPDGSVLAPDAVFKVRSRSQSLEGLRGKAAWYLKNGVPLWVLLDPHAHRLGVFRPGGIRGRNGGP from the coding sequence GTGCCCCTTCTGGACCTCCTGCGCCCCGTGAGCGAGGAGGAACTGCGCGCCCTCTCCGAAAAGAACCCGGGCTGGCCGTTTGAGCGTCTGGCCGACGGGAGGCGAGAGCGGGCGGATCAGCGCCGCCGTCCTTGGACAGCTTTACCGCTGGAACGAGGCGTGGGGGCTGGGGGTGGTTTTTGGTTCAAGCTTCCCGATGGCTCGGTCCTCGCCCCGGACGCGGTCTTTAAGGTCCGTTCCCGAAGCCAAAGCCTGGAAGGGTTGCGGGGTAAGGCGGCGTGGTACCTGAAAAACGGGGTGCCTCTTTGGGTCCTCCTTGACCCCCACGCTCACCGGCTGGGGGTCTTCCGGCCGGGAGGCATTAGGGGCCGGAACGGGGGCCCTTAG
- a CDS encoding homoserine dehydrogenase: MEALKIALLGGGTVGSAFYRLVLEREEELAAFGVIPRFMGVLVRDPKKPRAIPEELLRAEPFDLLEADLVVEAMGGVEAPLRLVLPALEAGIPLLTANKALLAEAWDRLRPFAEEGLIYHEASVMAGTPALSFLETLRGSEPLELHGILNGTTLYILQEMEKGKAYLEALSEAQRLGYAEADPSLDVEGIDAAHKLTLLARLLVDPGFPFPAVEVRGITRLTLEALREAEARGERVRLVASLYGQGGRWRARVAPVRLPQDHPLARARGNALYVRARPLGEAFVAGPGAGGEATASGLFADLLRLLSGAPGHLPAPRARPPLAEGSPWPGVE; this comes from the coding sequence ATGGAGGCCTTAAAGATCGCCCTTCTGGGCGGCGGCACCGTGGGAAGCGCCTTCTACCGCCTCGTCCTGGAGAGGGAGGAGGAACTTGCCGCCTTTGGGGTCATTCCCCGGTTTATGGGCGTTTTGGTGCGGGACCCGAAGAAGCCCCGGGCCATTCCCGAGGAACTCCTTCGCGCCGAGCCCTTTGACCTCCTCGAGGCCGACCTGGTGGTGGAGGCCATGGGGGGGGTGGAGGCCCCCCTTCGCCTCGTCCTCCCGGCCCTCGAGGCGGGCATCCCCCTCCTCACCGCCAACAAGGCCCTCCTGGCCGAGGCCTGGGACCGCCTCCGTCCCTTCGCGGAGGAGGGCCTGATCTACCACGAGGCCAGCGTCATGGCGGGCACCCCGGCCCTCTCCTTTTTGGAGACCTTAAGGGGAAGCGAGCCTTTGGAGCTCCATGGGATCCTGAACGGCACCACCCTCTACATCCTCCAGGAGATGGAAAAGGGAAAGGCCTACCTCGAGGCCCTTTCCGAGGCCCAGCGCCTGGGCTACGCCGAGGCCGACCCCAGCCTGGACGTGGAGGGGATAGACGCCGCCCACAAGCTCACCCTCCTGGCCCGCCTCCTCGTGGACCCCGGCTTTCCCTTTCCTGCGGTGGAGGTCCGGGGCATTACCCGCCTCACCCTCGAGGCCCTGAGGGAGGCGGAGGCCCGGGGGGAAAGGGTGCGCCTGGTGGCGAGCCTCTACGGCCAGGGGGGGAGGTGGCGGGCCCGGGTGGCCCCGGTCCGCCTCCCCCAGGACCACCCCCTGGCGAGGGCCCGGGGGAACGCCCTCTACGTGCGGGCGAGGCCCCTGGGCGAGGCTTTCGTGGCGGGGCCTGGGGCAGGAGGGGAGGCCACGGCAAGCGGGCTCTTCGCCGACCTCCTCCGCCTGCTGTCCGGGGCCCCGGGGCACCTGCCCGCACCTCGGGCGAGGCCCCCTTTGGCGGAGGGGAGCCCTTGGCCGGGGGTAGAGTGA
- a CDS encoding type II toxin-antitoxin system Phd/YefM family antitoxin, giving the protein MKTFTVHQAKTHLSRLLKAVEEGEEVVILRGKTPVARLVPYRKGKRPLGFVPGRLPESFFEPLPEEGLALWEGATS; this is encoded by the coding sequence GTGAAGACCTTCACCGTGCACCAAGCCAAGACCCACCTCTCCCGCCTCTTGAAGGCCGTGGAAGAGGGGGAGGAGGTGGTGATCCTTAGGGGCAAAACCCCCGTGGCCCGCCTCGTCCCCTACCGCAAGGGGAAGCGCCCCCTGGGGTTCGTTCCGGGGAGGCTCCCCGAGAGCTTCTTTGAACCGCTTCCCGAGGAGGGGCTCGCCCTGTGGGAAGGCGCTACCTCCTAG
- a CDS encoding type II toxin-antitoxin system VapC family toxin, which produces MGRRYLLDTHVLIWALTEPKRLSPRVRGLLQDPDTPLLVSSASAWEMATKHRLGKLSGAEAVLEGLEGHLSRLGAEELPIRLAHALLAERLPGEHRDPFDRLLAAQSLVEGLVLLTTDRAFPTFGVETLW; this is translated from the coding sequence GTGGGAAGGCGCTACCTCCTAGACACCCACGTCCTCATCTGGGCCCTCACGGAACCCAAGCGGCTGAGCCCCAGGGTCCGGGGGCTTTTGCAGGACCCCGACACCCCCCTTCTGGTCTCCTCGGCCAGCGCCTGGGAGATGGCCACCAAGCACCGCTTAGGCAAGCTTTCCGGCGCCGAGGCGGTCTTAGAGGGCCTGGAAGGCCACCTCTCCCGCCTGGGGGCCGAGGAGCTTCCCATAAGGCTCGCCCACGCCCTCCTGGCGGAAAGACTTCCCGGGGAGCACCGGGACCCCTTTGACCGCCTCCTGGCTGCCCAGAGCCTGGTGGAAGGCCTCGTCCTCCTCACCACCGACCGCGCCTTCCCCACCTTCGGCGTGGAGACCCTGTGGTGA
- the queG gene encoding tRNA epoxyqueuosine(34) reductase QueG yields MVKDLLEERARELGLLFAWAPLDLPEEAEARHRAWLEAGRHGGMAYLESPERFHPRGRFPWARSALLLFAPYAYPDPGLPQGGLRVGRVARYAWVRDYHLLLGEVLRELEGVARGLGLEAKGYVDHGPLPERTLAALSGAGWIGRSGYFLSQAFGVHAFLGVLLTPLEVEAPPLHPHRCGRCARCLPACPTGALLGDGTLDARLCVSYLTIEHKGPIPPTLWPGVGAWVYGCDLCGEACPWERFGRVWKGFQPEPELAHPDLLDFFRLSGRAFARKYAGTAFLRAGRPRLARNALIVLSNLGLGEALFLEAARDPSPLVRRTALHALLRAGKGIEAFREDPDPGIRGEALALLGEAPGAVDLGQNGGEAGGL; encoded by the coding sequence GTGGTGAAGGACCTCCTGGAGGAACGGGCGCGGGAGCTGGGGCTGCTTTTTGCCTGGGCCCCTCTAGACCTGCCCGAGGAGGCGGAGGCGCGCCATCGGGCCTGGCTAGAGGCAGGCCGCCACGGGGGTATGGCCTACCTGGAATCCCCGGAGCGCTTCCACCCAAGGGGGCGCTTTCCCTGGGCAAGGAGCGCCCTCCTCCTCTTCGCCCCCTACGCCTACCCCGACCCTGGGCTTCCCCAGGGGGGCCTCCGGGTGGGCCGGGTGGCCCGATACGCCTGGGTGCGGGACTACCACCTCCTCCTAGGCGAGGTCCTCCGGGAGCTGGAAGGGGTGGCGAGGGGCCTGGGCCTAGAGGCCAAGGGCTACGTGGACCACGGGCCCCTCCCCGAAAGGACCCTCGCCGCCCTCTCAGGGGCGGGCTGGATCGGGAGAAGCGGCTACTTCCTCTCCCAAGCCTTCGGGGTCCACGCTTTTCTAGGCGTCCTCCTCACCCCCCTGGAGGTGGAAGCTCCCCCCCTCCACCCACACCGCTGCGGCCGCTGCGCCCGCTGCCTTCCCGCCTGCCCCACGGGGGCCCTCCTCGGGGATGGGACCCTGGACGCCCGCCTCTGCGTGAGTTACCTGACCATTGAGCACAAGGGGCCGATCCCTCCCACGCTCTGGCCCGGGGTGGGGGCCTGGGTCTATGGGTGCGACCTCTGCGGGGAGGCCTGCCCCTGGGAGCGGTTCGGCCGGGTCTGGAAGGGGTTTCAGCCCGAGCCCGAGCTCGCCCACCCGGACCTTTTGGACTTCTTCCGCCTCTCGGGCCGGGCCTTCGCGAGGAAGTACGCCGGCACCGCCTTCCTCCGGGCAGGAAGGCCCCGCCTGGCCCGAAACGCCCTTATTGTCCTCTCCAACCTGGGCCTCGGGGAGGCCCTCTTCCTAGAGGCGGCCCGCGACCCCAGCCCCCTGGTGCGGCGCACCGCCCTTCACGCCCTCCTACGGGCAGGGAAGGGGATAGAGGCCTTTCGGGAAGACCCGGACCCCGGGATCCGGGGGGAGGCCCTAGCCCTGCTTGGGGAAGCGCCCGGTGCGGTAGACCTGGGCCAGAACGGGGGGGAGGCCGGAGGCCTCTAG